The nucleotide window GTTGCCGCCGGTGGCAAGCGGGTCTATCTGGTTTCCGCCGATGTTTACAGGCCTGCCGCCATGGAGCAGTTGAAGGTGCTCGGCGAGCAAATCGGCGCGGGCATTTTCGATGCGGCCGGGCTCGCCGATCCGGTAGAGATTTGCAGGCTGGCCGTCGAGGAGGCAAGGAGCAGCGGCTATGAGGTAATCATCGTTGATACAGCCGGGCGGCTGGCGATAGATGTCCCGATGATGGAGGAGTTAAAGAAGATCAAATCTTTAATCAATCCCACCGAGATCCTTTTTGTAGCGGATGCGATGACCGGTCAGGATGCCGTCAATGTTGCGGGACGTTTTGATGAACTGCTCGGGATTGACGGCGTTATAATGACAAAGATGGATGGAGATGCCCGCGGCGGCGCCGCCCTGTCTCTCAAGGCTGTAATCGGCAAGCCGATCAAGTTTGTCGGCGCGGGGGAGAAGATAGACGCCCTGGAGGTGTTTCATCCCGAAAGAATGGCTTCCCGGATTCTGGGAATGGGCGATGTTTTGACCCTGGTGGAGAAGGCCCAGGAGGCGGTTGACGTAAAACAGCAGCGGGAGCTGGAAAAAAAGCTCCGGAAAAACGAGTTTACCCTCGATGATCTGCGGACGCAGATGAAGCAGATAAGCAAGATGGGGCCTCTGCAGGATGTTATCGGGATGCTGCCGGGAATGAATAAGGTAAAGGCGCTGAAGGATCTCAAGCCGGACGAACGCGAGCTCGTCCGGACAGGGGCGATCATCGATTCAATGACGCCGCGGGAGCGGAGAAATTACCTGATTATCGACGGCAGCCGGCGTAAACGGATTGCCCGCGGAAGCGGTACAACGGTTCAGGATGTCAACACGCTGCTGAAAAATTATGTGGAAATGAGAAAATTAATGAAGCGGTTTACCAAGGGAGGAATAAAATCACTACGTAGGGGAAATTTCCCCTTTTAATATAAAAAAAAATATGATATTTGTCCCCGCTCGTTTAAGAATAATTTTAGGAGGTGGCAGTTAAGGTATATGGCGGTAAAAATCAGATTGACAAGAAAAGGCAGCAAGGGGAAGCCGATCTACAGGGTGGTGGCTGCGGACTCGCAATGCCCGAGGGACGGAGCATTTCTTGAAATATTGGGCAATTATGACCCGAACAAAAATCCTGCCGAGGTGGTTTTAAAAGAGGAGCGCATCAAACAGTGGATTGCGGTTGGCGCCAGACCAACGCTTACGGTGTCTCAGCTGCTCCGCAAAAAGGGGATCGGTGTTTAGTTTTTTGTGACGAGGGAGGCTAAAGGCGATGAAAGAGTTGATTGCTTATATTGCTCGCGCTCTTGTGGATAACCCTGAGATGGTTAATGTTACAGAGGTGGTCGGGGAGCAGACTTCCGTTCTGGAATTGAGAGTCGCCAAAGAAGATCTTGGTAAAGTCATCGGCAAGCAGGGGAAGACTGCCAAGGCGATGAGGACCATCTTAAGCGCCGCCTCAACGAAGATACACAAACGTTCGGTTCTTGAAATTGTTGAATAGTGACAATTAATTGAATAGTAGCCATGAAGCTCATTGAAATAGGCAAGGTTGTCCGTTCCCATGGTTTGGGGGGACGGATAAAGGTCTTGTCATATCTGCAATCGCCGGATGTGCTGGAATCTGTTTCCGATTTGTTTTTGGGAGAGAGCCCGGCCGCTGTCGTCGCTTATCCCTTGGGCGGTATTCAGAACGGGGAGGGTTTCTTCATCATGAAACTCGCCGGGATAGATAACCGTAATGAGGCCGAAAAGCTCCGGGGGCTCCTTGTCTGGATGTCTGCCGAAAAGATGAAGCCGCTGCAAGAGGATGAGTATTACTGGCAGGATATTATAGGCATGCAGGCATTTACAGAGGAAAACGAGCCGTTGGGACGTATTGAAACGGTGTTTCCGACGGGTAGCAATGATGTTTATGTGTGCAGGGATGATCAGCGGGAGATACTGATTCCCGCCCTGGTCGAGGTTATAATAAAGATCGATGTCGAGCGCAGGGTCATGGTTGTCAGATTGCCGGAAGGGTTCTTTGAGCAATGATCCGTTTTGATATTCTGACAATCTTTCCGGAGATGTTTGAATCCCCCCTCCAGAGCAGCATCCTGAAGAAGGCAATTGACCGGGGCATTATTGAGGTTAATCTATACGACATCCGGGCTTATGCCGAAGACAGACATCGCATGACGGATGACTCCCCTTACGGCGGCGGGGGGGGAATGGTGATGAAGGTTGAGCCTATAGACCGCGCCCTCAGCGCTGTTCCGTTATTGAATGGGGATGCGCCGGTTATTCTGCTGACGCCTCAGGGAGAGCCGCTCTGTCAAAAGATGGCAAAAGAGCTCGCCCTCCAGCCGCAGCTTGTCATGGTCTGCGGTCATTATGAGGGGGTTGACGAGAGGGTAAGAAGGCACCTCGTTAATCGGGAAATTTCCATTGGGGATTACGTGCTTACTGGCGGTGAGCTTTCGGCGCTGGTTCTGCTGGACGCCGTTTCGCGATTTGTGCCGGGCGTTCTGGGAAACAGTGAATCCGCCGTGACTGATTCGTTTGCGGAGGGTTTGCTTGAATACCCTCATTACACGAGGCCGCCGGAGTATCGCGGCTGGGGAGTCCCCAATGTTCTTCTCTCTGGAAACCACCGTGAGATTGAGGAGTGGCGGCGCCGGCAGTCATTAATCAGAACAAGAAACAAAAGGCCGGATCTGATGGGAAAGGCCGAGTTGACGGACAAAGAGAGGCTGCACTTAGCGGAATAGAGATTATTTAAATAATGATGTCAAGCCATGATATACGAGGCAAACGCTGTAACCAAAAATACCACAGAGGAAGATTGAAGGAGCGAAAAGAAGATGAATCCTATTGAATTTATAGAAAAAGAGCAGATGAGGGGAGATATCCCTGATTTCAGTACCGGTGATACGGTAAAGGTTTTTATCCGCATCGTCGAGGGGCAGAAGCAGCGTATTCAGGCTTTTGAAGGTGCGGTTATCCGCCGCCGCCGAGGGGACATTCGCGCGAGTTTCACTGTCAGGAAGGTTTCTTATGGCATCGGCGTGGAAAAGACCTTCCCGATGCACTCTCCCTCCATAGATCATGTTGAGGTGATCTCCCGGGGCAAGGTTCGACGTTCCCGACTTTATTATCTGAGAAGCCTGAGGGGCAAGCGCGCCAAGATCAAGGAAGCCGAAAAATAGGGAGTTTTTTGCAAGAGGCTTCTGTTGGGGGGCTTGTTAAATGGCCAGGAACCCGGAGATGGGCAGCTTTGAGCGCCGCGCCGGCGGGCGAGGGTATTGCGCTATTGCCGGCATCGACGAAGCGGGCCGCGGGCCTCTGGCGGGTCCGGTTGTCGCCGCCGCGGTAGTGCTGCCGCAGGGGTATGAACATCCAGAGATAAACGACTCCAAGAAGCTTTCCGCCAAAAGGCGCGAAAGACTTTATGATGTAATACAAAGAGACGCGGTTGCCATTGGCGTCGGCGTTTCGGACGTGCAGGTCATAGATTCCATCAACATACTGCGGGCGACGCTGCTGGCGATGAAAGAGGCCGTTTGCGGCCTTTGCCCCCGCCCTGATTATCTGCTGATAGACGGTTTGAACGGCATTGTTCTGGATATCCCGCAGGAAGCCATCGTGCGCGGTGATTCTCTCAGTATTTCAATAGCAGCGGCCTCGATTATTGCCAAGGTCTCTCGGGACCGGCTGATGGAGATGTACCACCGTCAGTTCCCCGCCTATAATTTTCTTAAAAACAAGGGATACGGAACAAAAGAGCACCGGGAGGCAATCGTTAAATACGGGCGATGCAAGATTCATCGGCGCTCTTTTCATGTCGCAGGGGTTGACGATCTTGTTGCAAGCGGCAGCCTGCTGTGATGGTTGCTCCTTTTTCAGACGGGGATTTGCCATGACTTTTGCTCGGCTGGGTGTGGGGAAAAGGGGCGAAGAACTGGCGGCCGTTTACCTTGCGAAGGTCGGATACCGGATCATTGAGAGAAATTACCGGTGTATTTTCGGCGAGATCGATATTGTCGCCGAAGAAGGCGGCAGCATCGTTTTTATTGAGGTAAAGAGCAGACGTTCCATTGCCTACGGCGATCCTCAACTGGCGGTTGGCGCCAGGAAGCAGAAAAAAATTTCGATGGTCGCGCTCAATTATATCGAAGAAAAACACCAGCACAGCCGCAACGCCAGGTTTGACGTCGTCGCGGTAAAAATCCTCCCCGCCGGGACGAACATAGAGCTTATCAAAAATGCCTTCGAACTGGCCTTCTAAAAATGGGTCAGGGGCGGCTTGCCGATCGGATAGACATTGAATCCGATTTCGAAACAGGAACGGTGCTCAAGGATGTTTCTGCCATCGAAGATAAAGGCCGGCTTTTCCATGCTGTCGTAAATTCTCTGAAAATCAAGGTCTTTGTATATCCCCCATTCCGTCATGACGGCAATTGCGTGGCATCCTGCCGCGGCGCTGTACGGGTCTTCTAAGTAGCTGACCTTGCCTTCATCGCCGGAAAGGTCCTTGCGGGCGTTTTTCAGCGCCTGGGGGTCGGTGACGATGACTATGGCCCGCTCCTCGATAAGTCTGCGGGCGATGTAAATGGCCGGGCTTTCCCGGGTGTCGCCCGTATCGGCCTTGAAGGCGAAGCCGAAGAGGGCGATTTTCTTGCCGGCGAGGGTGTTGAACATCGCCCCGAGCATGCCCTGAATGAAGCGCTCCTGCTGATAATCGTTTATCCGGATGACCATTTCCCAGTAATCTGCTACCTCATTTAGCCCATAATTTCTGCAGAGATAGACAAGATTCAGGATGTCTTTCCTGAAACAGGAACCGCCAAAGCCGATGCTCGCATTCAGGAATTTTGAGCCTATCCGGCTATCCATGCCGACGGCGCGGGAGACCTCGACGACATTTGCCTCCGCCTTTTCACAAAGGGCGGAAATGGTGTTGATCGAAGATATTCTCTGGGCGAGAAAGGCGTTGGCGACAAGCTTGGAGAGTTCACTGCTCCAGATATTGGAGGTTAATATCCGTTCACGGGGAACCCAGTGGGCGAAAATGTCGGCAAGAATTCCCCTTGCCTTGAGTCCCTCCTTGGTTTCCCGCGACCCGATCAGGACGCGGTCCGGGTTCTCCAGGTCATGCACGGCGCTCCCTTCGGCGAGAAACTCCGGATTGGAAAGGACATCAAAATGGATTTCCTGCTTCCCGCTGTTGAGGATTCTTTCCATCGCCAGGGCGGTTTTTACAGGCAGCGTGCTTTTTTCGATCACGATCTTCGCCGATTGCGAGAACTCCAGAATCTGCCGGGCGGTTTTTTCCCAGTACTGAAGATCGGCGGCAAGCCCCGCGCCGAGGCCAAAGGACTTGGTCGGGGTGTTGACGCTGACGAAGATGATCTCATTTTCCCGGATGCCTTGTTCGATGTCGGTGCTGAAAAAGAGGTTTCTCCCCCGGGAACTCCGGACAAGTTCATCCAGCCCCGGTTCGTAGATCGGCAGATTGTCCGAATTCCAGGCGGCAATCCGTTCAGAATCAATGTCCACAACCGTAACCCGGCAGTGGGGACACTTGCCGGCGATCATCGCCATCGTGGGGCCGCCGACATAACCGGCGCCGATACAGAGAATATTTACTTGATTCATTGCATCCTCATTATTCTATAAGAAAACGGTTGTATATGTATCAGTTTGTATGAAAATCCCCCCTTGCCCCCCTTTGCCAAAGGGGGGCAAGGGGGGATTTTCATGCTTCGTTGTGCCCCACGGGCATGGGGGTTTGTATGAAAGTAGAATTTATACTAACAATATCTGTGTCTTACAGCGCAGAACTTTTGGAACCTGCGGACGCGACGGAGCGCGTCCCACCATTTTCATCATTCGTTGCGCCCGCTTCGGGCATGGGGGTTTTTTATCAAACCGGAAAAATAGTCGATCGTTTTTTTCAAACCCTCGTCAAGCTGGATCTGCGGTTCCCACCCCAATTTTTCTCTGGCCAGCGTTATATCCGGCCGCCGCTGGGTCGGATCGTCCTGGGGAAGGGGACGAAAAACGATTTTCGAGGAGGAATTTGTTATATCTATAATTTTTTGGGCGAGCTGCAGAATGGTAAATTCCTGAGGATTTCCGATGTTGACCGGTCCCGTAAATCCTTCCGGGGAATTCATCATCCGGATCAGCCCGTCGATCAGGTCATCGACGTAACAGAAGGAACGGGTCTGGGAGCCTTCGCCGAAAACCGTTATCTCCTCTCCCCGCAGCGCCTGAACGATAAAGTTACTGACGACGCGTCCGTCGTTCACCGCCATGCGAGGGCCGTATGTATTGAATATTCTAACTATTTTTATATCAAGATGATTCTGGCGATGATAATCCATCATCAGGCATTCGGCGGCCCGCTTTCCCTCATCGTAGCAGCTTCTGATTCCGATCGGATTGACTCGGCCCCAGTATCCCTCCTCTTGGGGATGCATCTCCGGGTCTCCGTACACCTCCGAGGTGGAGGCCTGCAGGATTCTCGCCTTCACCCGCTTGGCAAGCCCCAGGGTGTTGATGGCCCCCATCACGCTGGTTTTGATCGTTTTGATCGGATTATACTGGTAATGGACGGGGGAGGCCGGGCAGGCGAGGTTATATATCTGATCGACTTCGAGGTAGATGGGATTGATGATGTCGTGGCGGATCAGTTCGAAATTTTTATTGTTTAAAAAGGGGATGATATTATCCTTACTGCCGGTGAAAAAATTGTCGAGGCAAAGAACCTCCTGACCTTCGGCGAGCAGACGTTCGCAGAGATGAGATCCTATAAAGCCCGCGCCGCCGGTAATAAGTATTCTGTTCATCGTTTTTGCACCTCTGGTTAGTCTTTTAATGCAAATTTTCTAAAAAACAGGTTGATGGTTCGTGCCGATATCATATAAAAGCAGCAAGCACAAGTGCCGGGGTTCGTGAAAATTCGCAGACAGTGCCTCTGGCGCCCCCGATGGCGGCCTCCCAGGAAAAAGGTAATTCATGAAACAAAATATTAATAAACAAAGCAAGCAGTTTGCGGATAAAAAGGCGGTAGCGGAAAAACCTGTGATTTACGCGGAAATGTTTGCTCCGGCGCGAAATACCGACCGCGATCATTCCGGGACTCTTTATCTGGTGGCAACCCCCATCGGCAACCTCGAGGATATTACCTTCCGAGCGGTAAGGGTCCTGCGGGAGGTGTCCCTGATCGCGGCGGAGGATACGAGGCACACCCGGATACTTCTGGAAAGGTACAACATTTCGACCCCGCTGACGAGTCTGTACGATCAGATTGAAAGAGAAAAAAGCGGTTTGATAATAGCAAGGCTGCTGGGGGGAGAAGACGTGGCCTATGTATCGGATGCGGGCACGCCGGGCATCTCCGATCCCGGATACATTCTGGTAAGAGAGGCCGTCTTACGGGGCATTAAAGTGTCGCCGATTCCGGGGGCTTCGGCTCTGGTTGCCTCGCTTTGCGTTTCCGGTTTGCCAATGGAAAGCTTTGTATTCATGGGTTTCTTGCCGTCAAAGGCGTCACGGCGCCGACAGTTGCTGACAAAGCTGCGCGAAGAGGAAAAAACTGTAATATTTTACGAATCGCCCAACAGGCTGAGGGAGTCCCTGAACGATATAAGGGAAATCTGGGGAGACCGAAATATGGTGGTTTCCCGGGAACTGACGAAAATCCATGAAGAGTTTGTGCGTGGTTCGGCGACAGAGGCGCTTGCCGCGTTCCAGGGAAGGGCAGTCAAAGGCGAGATCACGTTAGTTGTCGCCGGTTTTTTAAGAGAAAAGAGTGAAGTTTCGGATGAGGAAATAAAAATGCGGGGCGAAGAGTTGATTGAGAGTGGAGAAAAATCGTTGTCGAGAAGGGATGCGGCAAGCCGAATCGCTCAGGAGACAGGCGAATCCCGCCGGCGCATCTACAAGTTATTGTCAGTTTAGCATGCCGGTTCCGGATACTATTTTCTTGAACTGGCAAGTCGGGTGTGATAACTGCTACAACGATTTGGCCTTAATAGGGTTTTTGGATTTTTTCGTGACAGGCGATAATATTGCCGCTTTGCAGAGAGGATGGCGTGATGGAAGGTTTAACCGGTGTTGATGAAGGGGCAGTTATTAGCCAGGGGCGCTTGCTTAAACCAGATGATAAAATTTATGATCTTGTCGATGCAATTGCGGCGGCGGAATCTCTTTCCGGGGGCGCCGACAGAAGAAAGGCCAATCCGGAAATAATTTACGATCTTGTGGATGTAGTCGAAAAAAGGCCGAAAATGGCGTTTGTAGATGCGGGGCTCCACGACGAGATTATGAAGCGGGCCGTTGACATCGCCGAAAGAATTGCCAGGGAGGTGATCCCTGATATTGCCGAGCGCGTTATCCGTGCGGAGATAGAGAAACTGAAAAAAGAATCCTGACTGGTTGGACCATGAATATCCCTAATTTTATTACTCTGCTGCGAATAATTCTCGTGCCGGTTGTTGTCATCCTGTTGATCCAGGGATCATTTCTGAAGGCCTTGGCGGTATTCGTCATCGCGAGCATTTCCGATGCGGTTGATGGCTTTCTGGCGCGAGTCATGCACCAGCAGACCATTGTCGGCGCATATCTGGATCCGATCGCTGACAAGGCGCTTCTGGCCAGTACATTCGTAACCCTTTCCATTTTGCATGTCATTCCCGCCTGGCTTGCGGTCATCGTAATAAGTCGCGATTTTATGATTCTGCTGGGGATTTCCGTATTATTCATCATGTCTGTTTCGGTGGAAATTCGTCCTGCCCTGGTAAGCAAGATAACGACTGTCTTGCAGGTGAGCACTATTTTTCTGGCGCTTTTTATTCGCTGCCTGCCGGAAGGGATCGATCAGGGGTGGCTCATTATCTTGTATTGGGGGACGGCAATTTTTACAATAGTTTCAGGATTGCATTATATGTTTCGGGGAATCAATCTTATTAACAATGATTCAAAAAAGTGACATTTGCCTTGACAACAGGCTCTTTTCTTGTTAGACGACGAACCCTTCCGAGAGGAACGCATGCTACAGGCACGTAGCTCAGGGGGAGAGCGCCATCCTGACGCGGTGGATGTCCAGGGTTCAAATCCCTGCGTGCCTACCATATAAAACAGCCATGCCTTCGCAGGGAGAATGTTTTTTGTTATAGCGAAGCAGCAGCAGGGTAGTTTTAAGTAAGTGGGGCTGTTTTTTCGGGGCATCATTGCCAAGGCGCTGGTGCCCTTTCTTAATAGGAAAAGATAGATGGCGGCAGACATAATGGTTACGCTGCCGGATGGAAGAATTGTCTCGCATCCGGCGGGAACAGCAGTCAGGGACGTCCTGTCATTGGTGGCCGGCAAGGGTGACTCCTCTTTTGTGGCGGCAAAGGTAAACGGCGTTTCGGTCGATTTGACTTATCAGCTCCATACGGATGCCAGAGTCGAGCCGCTGGAGGCCTCGTCCCCGGAGGGGCTTGTGATTCTGCGTCACAGCATGGCGCATGTCATGGCACAGGCCGTTCAGGAGTCTTTTCCTGATGCCCAGGTTACGATTGGCCCGGCTATAGAAGATGGATTCTATTATGATTTTGACTATGCGCCTGGGTTCGCTCCTGAGGATCTGGCACAAATCGAATCCAGAATGAGGAAGATAGCCGCCGCCAATTTACCCTTTGAACGTCGCGATGTGAGTCGTCCGGAGGCGGTCGATATTTTTCGGGGAAAAGGCGAGAAGTATAAGGTGGAGATTATAGAAGATCTCCCGGAAGAGATAAAAACCGTAAGCATTTATTCCCAGGGTGGATATACGGATTTGTGCAGGGGGCCGCATATCCCTTCGACCGGGATGATCAAGGCCTTCAAGCTGCTCAACATTGCCGGCGCCTACTGGCGGGGCGACGAACATAACAAGATGCTGCAGCGCATCTACGGGACGGGATTTGCTTCTCAGCAGAATCTCGAAGAGCACTTGCAGTTGATAGAAGAGGCAAAAAAAAGGGATCACCGCCGCTTGGGCCGTGAGCTTGACCTGTTTCAGATAAACGACGAGGCTGGCCCCGGACTGGTAATTTTTCACCCGAAGGGGGCGATGCTCCGCACGATCATCGAGGATTGGGAGAAAAAGGAGCACCTGAAACGCGGCTATGGCCTTGTCATGGGACCCCAGATTCTCAAGGCCGATCTCTGGAAGCGTTCCGGTCATTTTGACCATTACCGGGAAAATATGTACTTCACCGAGGTGGACGAGCAGACCTACGGCATCAAGCCGATGAACTGTCTCTCCCACATGCTGATCTACAAAGCGAAGATCCGTTCCTACCGTGATTTGCCTTTGCGCTATTTTGAGCTGGGGACGGTGCATCGGCACGAAAAGGCCGGGGTATTGCATGGGCTTATGCGGGTTCGCCAGTTTACCCAGGATGATGCCCATATCCTCTGCGCGCCGGAGCAACTCAATGATGAGATCAAGTCTATTGCCGAGTTCGTGCATTACGCGATGGGAATTTTCGGCTTTGAATATGAGGTGGAGCTAAGCACGCGCCCGGATAATTCGATTGGCTCGGACGGGGACTGGGAGCTTGCCACGGGGGCATTGGAAAACGCCCTCAAGGACAGCGGAATTCCCTATGAGGTGAACGAGGGAGATGGCGCCTTCTATGGCCCCAAGATCGATTTCAAGATCAAGGACGCCCTGAAGAGAAAGTGGCAGTGTGCGACAATTCAGTGTGATTTTACGCTGCCGGAGCGTTTTGATTTAAGTTATATAGGAGAGGACGGGGAAAAGCACCGTCCCGTCATGCTGCACAGGGTTATTCTGGGTGCAATCGAAAGGTTCATGGGGGTTTTAATCGAACACTACGCCGGCGCCTTTCCGCTTTGGCTGTCCCCTGTCCAGGCAGTGATCGCGACTGTAACGGATAAACATATTCCCTGGGGTGAAGAGGTAAAAAGAATTCTTGTTGATGCAGGCATTCGGGTGGAAGGTGATTTTCGCAATGAGAAGCTGGGCTACAAGATCCGGGAAGCCCAGATGCAGAAAACGCCTTTCATGCTGGTGATTGGTGACCGGGAGATGGCAGCCGGCAAGGTTGCCCCGCGGCAAAGGGACGGGAAGAGCCTCGAGGCAATGACGCCTGAGGCGTTTATTGCCCATGTTGAGGAGCAATGTTCGCAGTTTAAATAGAAAGCGGAGCTTAATTTTCCGAATAAGCTTCCGGAGGTGAACCATAGCAAAAGATTTAAGCATAAACAGGGAGATCAAGGCCGCTTCGGTCAGGGTTATTGATGATGAGGGAAAGCAGCTCGGAGTGCTCTTGCTGAACGAGGCGCTGGCAGAGGCTTCAAAATCGGGACTGGATCTGGTGGAAGTTTCTCCCACGGCCGATCCGCCGGTATGCCGGATTATGGATTATGGGAAGTTCCGGTATCAGCAGAGCAAAAAGGTGCAGGTCGCCAAAAAAAGCCAGACGGTGATCCAGGTAAAAGAGATTCGCCTGCGGCCTAAAACCGAAGAGCATGACCGCGATGTAAAAATAAAGCATATAAAGCGATTTCTGGAAGAGCACGACAAGGTGAAGGTAACGGTGATGTTCCGGGGGCGCGAGATAGCCTATACCGACATTGGCCGGGGATTGATGGAGTCAATAAAGGAAGCGCTTGTCGATGACTGCGTTATCGATCAGCAGCCAAAATTAGAGGGGAGAAACATGGTGATGATTCTTTCTCCCAAGAAATAAAGTGATCATCTAAATAAAAACAAAAGCGATGGGCCGTAAAATTTGGCCCGTTGCCCAATAAAAAAGCGGGGTGAGGGAATGCCAAAAATCAAGACACATCGTGGCGCGGCAAAGAGGTTTTCTGTGACGGGAACCGGTAAAATTAGAAGAAACAAGGCCTTTGCCAGCCATATCATGACGACAAAGACAACCAAGAGGAAGAGAAATTTACGGCAATCAGCGATTCTTGACCATGCAAATGCAAAGGCAATCAAGAAGCTGATTCTCTACAAGTAGGATGTAAATTTAATGGTCAAAGGCGCAGGGGTTTGATTTGCCGTCTGCCTCTGACTGGGGAGATAAGGAGAGATGCGATGTCCAGGGTAAAGAGAAGTTTAACGGCCAAGAAAAAGAGAAGAAGCATTCTGAAAGCGGCGAAGGGTTTTTTACTTTCCCGTGGTAAGTTGTTGAGGACGGCCACGGAGGCGGTAAACAAAGCCATGGCTTATGCCTACCGCGACCGCAGGGTTAGAAAGAGGGAATTTAGAAGCCTTTGGATTGCAAGGATCAATGCGGCCGCCAGGATGAACAAGATATCGTACAGCCGCCTTATTGATGGTATGCACAAGGCGAGTATCGAGATTGACCGCAAGATGCTTTCCGATCTGGCGATTCATGACCCGCGCGGGTTTGAGCAGATAGTCGTCATTGCCAAAGGTGAGCTTCAGGCATGACGGGAGAGCTGGGAACTCTCCGCGAACAGGCGGAAGCAGAGCTGCTGAAGGCGGAAACTGAATCCGAATTTCAGGAGATTCGAACCCGTTATCTTGGGCGGAAGGGCTTGCTTACCGGGTTGCTGCGCAATATCGCCAATGTGCTGCCGCAAGACAGAGCCTTGTTCGGCAAGGAGTGTAACGAAGTCAAGGATTTGATTTCTGCGAGGATCGACCAGAGGCTTGCAGATATAATTGTTGCCGGCAAAGAAAAGGCCCTGCGCTCCGAACGGATTGATGTGACCCTGCCGGGCCGGGGAATGCGGTATGGCAGTCTCCATCCGGTCACGCAGGTTCGGGAAGAGATATGCGGGATTTTTGCCGGACTGGGTTTTTCCATTGTGGAAGGACCAGAGGTCGAGCTCGATTATTACAATTTTGAGGCGCTTAACATCCCCAAGGACCATCCG belongs to Syntrophales bacterium and includes:
- the rplT gene encoding 50S ribosomal protein L20 — encoded protein: MSRVKRSLTAKKKRRSILKAAKGFLLSRGKLLRTATEAVNKAMAYAYRDRRVRKREFRSLWIARINAAARMNKISYSRLIDGMHKASIEIDRKMLSDLAIHDPRGFEQIVVIAKGELQA
- the rpmI gene encoding 50S ribosomal protein L35; this translates as MPKIKTHRGAAKRFSVTGTGKIRRNKAFASHIMTTKTTKRKRNLRQSAILDHANAKAIKKLILYK
- the infC gene encoding translation initiation factor IF-3, producing MDDEGKQLGVLLLNEALAEASKSGLDLVEVSPTADPPVCRIMDYGKFRYQQSKKVQVAKKSQTVIQVKEIRLRPKTEEHDRDVKIKHIKRFLEEHDKVKVTVMFRGREIAYTDIGRGLMESIKEALVDDCVIDQQPKLEGRNMVMILSPKK
- the rsmI gene encoding 16S rRNA (cytidine(1402)-2'-O)-methyltransferase, with the translated sequence MKQNINKQSKQFADKKAVAEKPVIYAEMFAPARNTDRDHSGTLYLVATPIGNLEDITFRAVRVLREVSLIAAEDTRHTRILLERYNISTPLTSLYDQIEREKSGLIIARLLGGEDVAYVSDAGTPGISDPGYILVREAVLRGIKVSPIPGASALVASLCVSGLPMESFVFMGFLPSKASRRRQLLTKLREEEKTVIFYESPNRLRESLNDIREIWGDRNMVVSRELTKIHEEFVRGSATEALAAFQGRAVKGEITLVVAGFLREKSEVSDEEIKMRGEELIESGEKSLSRRDAASRIAQETGESRRRIYKLLSV
- a CDS encoding CDP-alcohol phosphatidyltransferase family protein; this encodes MNIPNFITLLRIILVPVVVILLIQGSFLKALAVFVIASISDAVDGFLARVMHQQTIVGAYLDPIADKALLASTFVTLSILHVIPAWLAVIVISRDFMILLGISVLFIMSVSVEIRPALVSKITTVLQVSTIFLALFIRCLPEGIDQGWLIILYWGTAIFTIVSGLHYMFRGINLINNDSKK
- the thrS gene encoding threonine--tRNA ligase codes for the protein MAADIMVTLPDGRIVSHPAGTAVRDVLSLVAGKGDSSFVAAKVNGVSVDLTYQLHTDARVEPLEASSPEGLVILRHSMAHVMAQAVQESFPDAQVTIGPAIEDGFYYDFDYAPGFAPEDLAQIESRMRKIAAANLPFERRDVSRPEAVDIFRGKGEKYKVEIIEDLPEEIKTVSIYSQGGYTDLCRGPHIPSTGMIKAFKLLNIAGAYWRGDEHNKMLQRIYGTGFASQQNLEEHLQLIEEAKKRDHRRLGRELDLFQINDEAGPGLVIFHPKGAMLRTIIEDWEKKEHLKRGYGLVMGPQILKADLWKRSGHFDHYRENMYFTEVDEQTYGIKPMNCLSHMLIYKAKIRSYRDLPLRYFELGTVHRHEKAGVLHGLMRVRQFTQDDAHILCAPEQLNDEIKSIAEFVHYAMGIFGFEYEVELSTRPDNSIGSDGDWELATGALENALKDSGIPYEVNEGDGAFYGPKIDFKIKDALKRKWQCATIQCDFTLPERFDLSYIGEDGEKHRPVMLHRVILGAIERFMGVLIEHYAGAFPLWLSPVQAVIATVTDKHIPWGEEVKRILVDAGIRVEGDFRNEKLGYKIREAQMQKTPFMLVIGDREMAAGKVAPRQRDGKSLEAMTPEAFIAHVEEQCSQFK